GGATCATAAGAGAAACCAATTTTCAACTTTACCCGTACCCTTTCCACCTTCATCCACATACTTTCCCATTGCCTGGTTGAACCATACTATGACTACaacttctctctctctccccccccccccccccccccaaactggtgtTCCCATAGAGTGCAGCAACACAGGAATTAAAAATGGGTACAGCAGAAATGGACAGCCCAGCTCCCTTGTAATACACATGGTTGTTGGTGGCATGGACAGGTGATCCTAGTCTCAAGCAAAGGTCTCTGTGCAAAAAGCTAAGGCACAATTGCAAGAGGgggagaagaaaaataaataagattACTGTAAATCAGCCTGTACCTGTTTTCCAAACTGGTTGCAAGGAAACCCGAGGATGCGTAAACCTGCCTCAGCATACTTGGCGTGAAGGTTGACAAGCTGAGTGTAGTTTACTGGCGTTTTTCCTCATTTCGATGCTACATTTACAATGATGCAGACAAAGCCCCTGTGAGAAAACATTACATAATTACTGGGACAAGGGCACAATGTTCCCAGAACTGAGAAGAACAAACAAGAACAGATCAGCAGCGCAGAGTGGACCAGAGGGAAGCTTGACACATCTGCTGAGGGTAAGCAGGTGAAGGAAAGGTACCTGTATTTCTCCAGGGACACCGCGTTGCCATCTATGTCCGTAGCAGAGAAGTCGTAAATTGTTTTCGCGTTCTTCCAGTCATTCACCTGAGCACACTGAAAAAAAGCACAAACAGCTTAGAAAACACCAGCACATGAacagcatgaactgctccagtcACCCAGCACCCTTCCCACCCATTCTGACCTCAGGTGTCTAGTACAGATTCTGTCGCCATTTCAGCACATTTAcaggagctgtcagtcactaactTTTtacaaaaacttttgatatgtcagacATTCCAAATATTATGATTGGTGGGGAGTGATCGCCGAGCCCCCCATCGATCCCTAGAACGAGGGAGAAGCACACTTTCCTTGCTACAGACGATGGACCATTCATAGACTTCTATAGTGCCAGTCTCATGCAGTGAGCGCTATACGCGCGCACTTCACGGCCCTTGTTCTAGGGATTTCAGGGCTCAGACCCCCCTCTGACATATCAAAGTTAGTAACCCTTTACAGCCCCAGGGCGAAGAGAAATGCCTACGtgtagaaaggggggggggggtaccatcCATCTCACCTCAGACACATTAATGAGCCACAGGGCTACTAGACAGGCTTTTAGGATAGTCTGGAAGAGAATGGACATGTGTATTGTACAAGAAAATAATCCAGCTATACCAGCCATATAACATTTCAATGGGCAACTACAGTCACTGTTCCTTCCACAGCAGATATGACCAGAACCAACAAATGCAAAGGATAAAGGTCTATTCACACATGATGGCTATGCCAAATCTGATGTGGAAGAGCATCTGTGGCAGAAAGCCAGGGCTGGCgcaactttttaaaggggttatccaatatcaaaCAGCCacccccatatgccaggcccctcacaggtaatatacctGCACCGACGCTTCTCCCCGTGTGccaatgaaaacatccagtgtcaggtggcgcagccaatggcaggtggtgacGACCCTACCTAGCATTGCAGGCGACACTGGGGAGGCttgtctccatctgccattagcTGCTTCTCTCCACCCCCCGGATGTTttctgtgtacagggagaagcagcagcacagggaccaggagcggtcaagtatattccctgtgaggggcccggggggGAAGGTGTTTACAATAttggataagggtactttcacacttgcgtttttcttttccggcatagagttccgtcacaggggctctataccggaaaataactgagcagttttatccccatgcattctgaatggagagcaatttgtttgggatgcatcaggatgtcttcagttcagtcattttgactgatcaggcaaaagataaaacctcagcatgctacggttttatctccggccaaaaaactgaagacttgcctgaatgccggatccggcattttttccatagaaatgcattcgtgccggatccggcattcataatGCCGGccctgtccttccggtctgcgcagagctggggagagaaaaataaaataaaaacacacacacacaggatgtcaccggaaagacggatccagcatttcaatgcattttttttgactgatcaggatcctgatcagtcttactaatgccatcagttggcatatgttttgctggatccgacaggcagtgccggaactgcttgccggatcactctgccgcaagtgtgaaagtagccttactccttTAAGCACCATGGCAACTAAATTAATTTACAAATGCCGGTTTTACACTACCCTCAACATTCTCCCAAAAGAGGCGTGGTGTGGGAAGGGCCATTTCTAAACAATGCTTGAAAGCTACACCACCTACGAGCCGTAGTAGATTTCCTTTATGGTCAGCAACCTTTAACATGCTAGCTGTTGCGAAACTCCCTGCATAAAGACTTGCTCAGTTCTCAGAAATTCCACAGAGGAGAATGGAGCatgatgggagctgtagttttgcagccGCTGGAGGGCTGAAGACTGCCGAGCCCTGTGTATATAGGGTCGGAGGATGCCTCATCATAAGCGCATCATCCGGCGGCGCAGGGAGATACCAAACACCAGTCTGATACATGAACCTAACGGGATAGATTAGTAAAATGAGCAGAGCAGTTACTTCCAGCCTTCATTTCTCAATGGGTTGTACACACTATGAGCCACAACAACAGAGCTCCATAATCGTGACTAGTCACAGCAAAACATATCCATGGGCCTCTTAAAGGGGCAATAATCCCGAACTCCGCCttcgataaaaaaaatataacataaaataaactaaTTTTTATGGCCAAAGTAGTTATCATGGGGGCCCACGTGTTCTGTAATCCTTCCTATTATGCCGACTGGAAATGATCAGTAAATTCAATCACTGATTCCACAGTACAATAGATTGGAGAGTATGGCAGACAGATAAGGTGCACTGCTCCTTTAAGAGACTGGGGGCTGGCTAAGCGGATAAGCAAGGACTTTGACAGCACTTACAATAACGGCTCCTTTCCCATTGATCTGCTCCTAATCCCGAATCGCTAGCCTCTAATAGAAATGAAGGACTACCACCGGGCACAGACAGCTGCCCGGGCACATTGTGGGGTGAATGCACACGCAGCGGTTTACCTCGAATGTACCCCTACCTAGCGCCAGGGCTCTGCAGTCGTAGCAGAGGACTCCTGACCTCTACAGGACATGTGACCGCACACACCAACACCCCACTGAGGGTAGGCTAACCCGCACAGACGGCGTCACACCCACACGGCTCCCGCAAACAGCCAGCACCGCACGGAGGTTCTCACCATCGCTCTCCTGCCGCACACCACGCCGAGCAGCACTGTCCTCGCAGCCCCAGAGCACAGGGTTTTCAACATGGCACCACCAGGCACCGCCCTCCCAGCCTACTTCCAGACCTATCACAGCGAGGGGGCGTGGTCTGTACTGACAGTCTTCTGCTGGTGGCCAATCAGGTTGAGGATATCCGCAGCGGCCTGTGGTGAAATGGACGCCCCGGCTGCACGCAGTTAGTTACCAGAGATGTCCCGCGGCGGCTTCCGCTCTTTTCAGCCGTTCTTAGGTTtctgtgcatatgactttttttttactatatgataatataataataatcaatAATTGCCATATTCCAGAGTTTTATTGAGTCCATAGGGGTTAGAGTGTTTAACTGaaaaatccaaaacatctccTTTCTGCAAAGTTGTACATAGGAATTTCGTATCCAATCTATAGGTGTTAAATTATCAAAGCCTGATAGGAACGTTAAAATCCAAAATGTTTATTAAttgtaattatttaaaaatagggCGTGCAACCCAAACTCATTTGCACAACAGGCCATACGGTTAGCAGTATCATATCGCGCACCGTATAGCGAAAACAATGGCTCCGTGGTGTGCTAGTGTAGAAAATGCACCCACTTTATTGTTAACGATCCAACTATACCTCTACTGACAAAAGGAATGTCTGCTGGTCGGCTTACACAGGCAGACAGACCGTCACAGACCTAGATACCCTCACTTACGGCTTCTGCCGCAATTGGTGGTATCTATCCCTAATATATGGGCGACATTCTCACGCGTTTCTGTGCCTGGGTATCACCGGCACTTCATCAGGAGCCTACAACAAAGAGACGCTGCTACATATTAGTTACTGCCTGGTGCGATCAGTGACACTCCGGTGAGAGTATCGGCGCTAGGATGGCCGCACGCGGCCACAGGAACGCCGAGCTTTAAAGGGCTAAACACCCCACCCCCATAGGCGTGGCTATGAGCGGCCTGCCATACTAATCCGCTAGCAGGAACACCCGGAGAGACAGTCCAGGCCTCAGGAGGAGTGCCAATGGCACTTAAAGATATAATGGGGGAACATTAGCGGCGGCCACAGTAAATAAATTCTTTATATAGGTGATATCAAGGTAATACCGGGAGAAGACCACTACAATGACAACCCTATATGCACCTCCACAATAAAGGTTCCATATAGCCTACTGCACACTACATAGAGCGAATGacatatgcaatgagcaggaccgtggtacggttacacggacaccaaattatgcagtgggtcaggatatgggtgtgatagtctatagtttttgtttgtgacgccaattgcagcgtgcgcagggtacagtcacagggccctttaaggtgttgtaattcatgtaccaggtgaggaatgccagagtggtataatgtctctgtgtggtagtagtaatagtgtcatcggtgtctcctacctgggtacggctggactcctagatcctggctcacatgcaataaaaagagtgtgttgctagtaggagtaattgaagtATTAGCAGCAATAAATGAAATCCAAACTTGGAATAAAGTTCAAACTTATCTTTACTATATGCAGCTTTTATCCAAGTGAGATACAGCAtcagtctttggtcccagcagctATTGCCAATGTGTGGCAgggatctgtcttctgctctatcatgtgcctggagctctctacaggataagtcgtctgcctgtggctctgtaatgtggcaggaattgctatcttctgctctgtctatcttctgctatatggggactgactagctgaggaggaatttggctgctcacagggtatgcttcttcctggaatactggaggtggctgcttgctttcaccagctgaggctgaaaagctcagactgggaatgatatTTTGTCTCAgcagagacaagatcctggcttgggaTCCCTATATCTGTGAGCTCCTACtatgcacaccctacccctagaaggagtggctggcacactaactgaacttccttccctacccatgaggcaggacataGGCGAGCCCACTCTTCTCAAAGAGGGGAGAGatgaactggaatgtactattccagttcagaaatactaaactgaactaagtccctgctaaacacattgctgccacctgctggtgatcatagaaattacagcaatttacatgCACAAGGCTTAGAATGCATATTTGTGAGGAAATTATatgaaattacacaagatgacaatgtgTATACACTTAAGAGTTTGTAGCAGGGTAAAATAGTTTTGTAACATAACTATGGGATGTTACACATGTCAAACATGACATATTAGCAAGTAGAGCATGTGTCACTACCTAAAGACTCGTGACACATCTCGCTCATTTGGTATTGACAGAGCACCATTTATTTGATGGAGATAAGGGCAGATCTGCTTGACAAAAGCAATGCGTGAAAAACGAGGGACATTCAGATAAATTATGTAAACGAGATAGCATCATTGAGGGACATTAAGATAAAAGATGCAAATGAAATAGCATCATTGAGGCCAGTGGGCTTGGTTGTATTAAGTCTGAATATACGCCGGGCCTCTTTCTGAAGTAACCGAAGGTCCCAATTGCCGCCCCTTGGTGATCTTACAATCGGCTCAATACCCTGGAAGGTCACAGATTCTACCCATTCATCATGGCACTCTCCCACATGGCGTGCTATTGGTGTGTCATTCAATTTGGCTATATCCGAGATGTGCTCACCAATACGCCGTCTTAGTTCACGCTtagttttgccaacatatttagCTCTGCAGATGCATGACATAAGGTAAATCACCCCCACCGATTTACAGTTAATAAAGGATCTAATGTAATAAGATCTGTCAGTGGGGCTGCCAGTAAAGGACCTTCCTCTtttaatgtatctgcaaaatttACACGATCCACAGGGAAAGGTCCCTACTAAGGTGTTCTGTAACCACGTCTGTTGGCTGCTTTTAGTGCCTTGATAAAAACTGTGAACGAGATAGTCACGTAAGTTCTGGCTACGGCGATAGGTGATTGCATGCCGCATCGGAATAATGCTGCCAATATCCGGATCGGTTAGCAGGATATCCCAGTTTTCAGACAGAATTTGTCTTACTTCTTTATGGGCTTTGTTGTAAGTCCCAATAATCCTGAGTGTGGGGTCTTGTTCTTCCCTAACTTCGGGACAGAGTAACTGTTCCCTATTAGCACTCAGAGAATGTTGGAACGCCTCCTTCAGAACACCTTGCGGATGACCGCGATTGGTAAATCTCTGCTGTAGTTCCCTAGCAGCGGACCTAAAATCAGATAAATGAGAACAATTCCTCCGGACCCTCAGGTACTGCCCTTTTGGTATTCCTTTAAAGTCAAGGGATGCCTACTCTCCCATCTTAGGAGGTTATTGGTGGCAGTAGGCTTCCGGAAGATACCGGTGACAATCTTCCCGGAGTCCTTGATGGATATTGTTGagggaaatgtcatatttaaatatatatgtatgtatgccttgacatatatacatatatattagcccttgtccatgggctcgtccgggtgggatctgtggatatgcacGGAGATGTATATAGGCCCCTTTTCGGCCTGCATCTCCGTGTATATGTACAGATACAGGTATGGATGGGCTTAATATTTGTGCCCTGTGTATAGCTGTATattcatggatgtgccccaaacatcaatgAATATACACCTATgtatttacaggtccttctaaaaaaattagcatattgtgataaagttcattattttctgtaatgtactgataaacattagactttcatatattttagattcattacacaccaactgaagtagttcaagccttttattgttttaatattgatgattttggcatacagctcatgaaaacccaaaattcctatctaaaaaaattagcatatcatgaaaaggttctctaaacgagctattaacctaatcatctgaatcaagtaattaactctaaacacctgcaaaagattcctgaggcttttaaaaactcccagcctggttcattactcaaaaccgcaatcatgggtaagactgccgacctgactgctgtccagaaggccatcattgacaccctcaagcaagagggtaagacacagaaagaaatttctgaacgaataggctgttcccagagtgctgtatcaaggcacctcagtgggaagtctgtgggaaggaaaaagtgtggcagaaaacgctgcacaacgagaagaggtgaccggaccctgaggaatattgtggagaaggaccgattccagaccttgggggacctgtggaagcagtggactgagtctggagtagaaacatccagagccaccgtgtacaggcgtgtgcaggaaatgggctacaggtgccgcattccccaggtcaagccacttttgaaccagaaacagcggcagaagcgcctgacctgggctacagagaagcagtactggactgttgctcagtggtccaaagtacttttttcggatgaaagcaaattttgcatgtcattcggaaatcaaggtgccagagtctggaggaagactggggagagggaaatgccaaaatgcctgaagtccagtgtcaagtacccacagtcagtgatggtctggggtgccatgtcagctgctggtgttggtccactgtgttttatcaagggcagggtcaatgcagctagctatcaggagattttggagcacttcatgcttccatctgctgaaaagttttatggagatgaagatttcatttttcagcacaacctggcacctgctcacagtgccaaaaccactggtaaatggtttactgaccatggtattactgtgctcaattggcctgccaactctcctgacctgaaccccatagagaatctgtgggatattgggaagagaaagttgagagatgcaagacccaacactctggatgagcttaaggccgctatcgaagcatccttggcctccataacacctcagcagtgccacaggctgattgcctccatgccacgccgcattgaagcagtcatttctgcaaaaggattcgtgaccaagtattgagtgcataactgaacataattatttgaaggttgacttttttttgtattaaaaacacttttcttttattggtcgtatgaaatatgctaatttttttagataggaaatttgggttttcatgagctgtatgccaaaatcatcaatattaaaacaataaaaggcttgaactacttcagttggtgtgtaatgaatctaaaatatatgaaagtctaatgtttatcagtacattacagaaaataatgaactttatcacaatatgctaattttttgagaaggacctgtatataatatatatctatgtatatagatatatatgtgtatggatgtgccccaagcatccatacacatatagtatcagacaatatgtgacccccccccccctcctcctgcatccctgcaggggatgaggaaggtcaccagctggctggacaatcatgtccagcctctggtgacatcaaaaggcatgggatcaatagagatccgatgccttttggtatttaactatccccagctgctggggatagtta
This portion of the Bufo gargarizans isolate SCDJY-AF-19 chromosome 1, ASM1485885v1, whole genome shotgun sequence genome encodes:
- the GPX4 gene encoding phospholipid hydroperoxide glutathione peroxidase isoform X1, giving the protein MSILFQTILKACLVALWLINVSECAQVNDWKNAKTIYDFSATDIDGNAVSLEKYRGFVCIIVNVASKUGKTPVNYTQLVNLHAKYAEAGLRILGFPCNQFGKQEPGDESQIKDFAASYKVEFDMFSKIDVNGDGAHPLWKWMKAQPKGRGTLGDGIKWNFTKFLINREGHVVKRYSPMEDPVVTEKDLPSYL
- the GPX4 gene encoding phospholipid hydroperoxide glutathione peroxidase isoform X2, with product MLKTLCSGAARTVLLGVVCGRRAMCAQVNDWKNAKTIYDFSATDIDGNAVSLEKYRGFVCIIVNVASKUGKTPVNYTQLVNLHAKYAEAGLRILGFPCNQFGKQEPGDESQIKDFAASYKVEFDMFSKIDVNGDGAHPLWKWMKAQPKGRGTLGDGIKWNFTKFLINREGHVVKRYSPMEDPVVTEKDLPSYL